TTTTTTAATTTTCTGCTAAAATCTGTTGTAAGAAAAACATAAACTATCCAGCAGGGCGTTTCGTTCTCATCAGTATAAAAAATCAATTTTCCAATTTTTTCTAGTTTATTTACTCTGAGCCCCGTCTCCTCAAAAACTTCTCGAACAGCACATTTTTCAGGAAGTTCATTTTCTTTTAGTTTTCCGCCTGGCGCATTCCATTTTCCACTACCAAATAATCCTTTGGATTTTTTCTGAAGTAATATTTTATTATCTTTTTTAATGTAACAAAGGGTCGCGAAAGTTGTCATGGAAGACTCATATATCGACAGATTGCCTTAGAAAGAGATAAAACTTTCAGAGCGAAAAGCGATAGTAAAGCACATTCTCACTAACGTCTAAAACAAATTCGTAAGTGTGCGTACTGTACGGTACACGCAACTAATAAAAATATCCAAATGCTACAATAGAAAATGTCGCGCTTCCCAGAAAATAAAGCGCTCTAAGGTGGGCTCTGAGAGAAGCGCAATAGATTTATTTTGTTAAAACGTTATTGTACCAATATGCTTCAAGGCGCGCTAAACGTATTAAAAGTAGTATTGAGTTTAAGTGAGAATGAAAAAGTGCTCGTAATTACGGATGAGAAGAAAAAAGAGATAGGGCAGACTTTTTGTGAAGCTTCTGAGAAATTGGGTGCGAGCGCTAAGATTTATATTATTCCTGAGAAGTTGCGCCCTCTCAAAGAATTGCCTAAGGAGCTGAGCGCGCTTATTCCCAATAACGATGTAATAGTGAACGCATTTGAAGGTTTTGCAGAAGAGACCCCTTTCAGAATAAAGTTAATAAAAGCTGAGATTGCAACAACTGCTAGAGTAGGTCATGCGCCCGGTATAACAAAAGAGATGATGCTAGGTGCTATGGGCGCTGATTACCAAAAAATTGCTGAAAATGTCGATGCTGTAATAAAAAAATTTAAAAATGCAGAAGAAGTTCACATTACAGCGCCAAGCGGTACAGATATTGTTTTGAATATAGCCGGCAGAGCATTTGAGAGTGATGTAAAAATCAAGCCAAGTACTTTTGGCAATTTGCCTGCAGGCGAAATATGGTGCGCGCCAGTAGAGGATAAAGCTAATGGTATTCTCGTTTGCGATGGTAGTATCGGTGATTTAGGGCGGGTAAAAAATAAACTGAGAATAGAGGTGAGAGGCGGCAAAATTGCAGCTCTTGAGAGCGAGGACAGAGCACTCGTTGATAGGGTGAGAGAGCTAACTTCTATTGATGACGAGGCAAGCGTTATTGGCGAGCTCGGTATCGGTTTAAATCCTAAAGCAAAGCTTTCCGGAATTTTGCTAGAGGATGAGAAGGCAGGCGGCACTGCTCATATTGCTTTCGGCAATAACGAGAACATGCCTGGCGGTAGAAACAAATCAAAAACACATAGAGATTTCCTTTTCTACAAACCTACTTTTGAAGTGCGTGATAAGAGCGGAGAGAAGAAGATTATAATAAAAGACGGTACGATTAGTTTTTAGTAAATCGAGTAACCACTCTTAGAGATAGTCCTCAACCTTTAGCTTCATTGGCAATGCTGGCTTCTTGAAGCCCTCTTTATCCATTTCCCAAGGTATTGTTGCATCAAAGCCGACTTTAGTAGTTTCGCGTGTGGCTAAATCTGAAGAAGGGTCTAACGAAGAGCCTTTCTCCTTGACTCTCACAACTAAATCTTTAGAGCCTTGGAATCTTGTAGCCATCGCCCATTCTACCTCGTTTGGATTGTGTATGTCTATATCGTCATCCACAATCCAAACATGTTTTAGAGAAGCATGCCCCCTAAATGCAGCTTCTATAGCTTTTTTACCGTCATCAGCATTTTTTTTCTTTATACTCACAACTGCATGCAGCCAAGAGCAACCGCCTGGCGTAATAAGAACTTCTTTGCATTCGCATACTTTATTTACTTCTCTAAATATAGTAGGTTCGCGCGGCATGCCCATAAGTATTTTATGCTCTAAGCCACCAGGTAGAAGAGCATGAAAAGCAGGATTCTTTTTGGTAAAGATTTTTTTTATTCTAGCAACTTTTTGCTTTCTCACAATGTCAGGCGTCTCTGTCAAATCAAGGAACGGACCCTCATCGTGCTCTTCACCGGTCATTTCTGCAATCATTATTATCTCAGCCTGAGGAACTTTATGACCGTCAAGCAAAATCAGATTTGTTTCCTCCAAAGCATTTGCTATGCTCAGCTCGCTTTTTCCTAGCTCTGCAGAAACTGCAGAAGCAAGTAAGACAGGCATGCTGTTGCCTATACAAATTGCAAACTCAGTATTTCCTCTTTTCAAAAATTCGTCAAAATGTCTTGGAAGTATTCTGAGCACGAGTTTATCTTTTCCCAGAACCATCATTCTGTGATAAGATGCATTCAAGCCAAGCTCTTTATCATTTGCTATAACAATGCCAGATGTTATATAGGGTCCGCCATCAAATGGATAATATGTTAGGATAGGAATTTTTGTTAGATCAGGTGCAATTTCTTCATAGCCTTTCCCTTCTACAATTTTCGGCTCTTTTGGATTATCAATAGCTTCTGCTAGCTTAGATACAAGCTCATTTTTACTTACACCCAATCCAAGCGCGATAAGCTCTCTTGTAGAGCATATATTCGCTACCACTTTCATCGAAAAACCTTTAACCTGCTCAAACAAAATTGGTTTCCCATCAAGGAGCTTCATTAATGTTGATATCTCATACTTTACATCTACTGGCCTCTTGATTTTTACCAAAACTCCTTTTTCATCCAGAACGTTAACAAACTCTCGTAAGCTCATTTTATCACCTCATCATACCTTCTTTACCACAAGATGGGCATTTGACTTTAAAAGGCTTTTCTCTGGATTCAACTTTAAAAGTTGTCTTGCACTGAGGGCAGCGGAGAGTTAGAGTTGGTACTGCGGCTGGAGGAGGCCAAACTTCTTCTACCGGTTTTTTAAGTTTGGCTTTAGCTCCGCAAACGGGACATTTAGCGGTTATTCTCTCCCTATATCGCATACTAATCGGTATACCGAATATAGTAGTGGCACTACCTGTCGCCCATTTTCTACCTGCTCTAGTATCAATTAACGCGCCGCAAATTTCACATCTTATCTTCGTTACTTGAGGTGCTTCTAGTTTCTCACTGTGCCTTACTCGCAAGCCGTAAGTAATTATCACAGCACCAGAGATTGCTAAAATAATTGCTGGGATGAGCCCACCCAAAGATAAAATAACTTCCCAAGGGCGCTTTGCTCCTGACAACACACCGATTAAGGATAAAATACTACTCCATATAAATATCGCTCCTACTGCTACGATCATTTTCCCTTTTGTCCATTCCATAGATATCACCCTATCCTCGTTCTAACAACTTCAAACCCTTCTCTTTCTATAGCTTTCGCAACTTTTTCCTGTAGCTCTTTACCAGGTGTTAGCGCAATCATATTGCCTCCTAAGCCACCGCCAGTAAGCTTTGCACCATAAGCTCCATGCTCAAGCGCTAACCTAACCAAGAAATCAAGCTCTTTAGATGAAACCTCTATTTGCTGTAATAACAAATGATTTTTATTCATCAGCTCGCCAACTTTTCTCAGATCAAAAGCCTCTAACGCTTTTCTTGCTTTATAGGCCAATTCCTCAGCCTCTTTAAATAATTGGCTATACTTATCAACTTCTTTCTCTTTTCTTTCGCGCACGCCAGCAACTGCTTTGCTCGTATCAGCAACTCTACCAGTATTGCCAAGAACTATCTCAACAGGTTTCTTCAAACTAATTCTCTCAATCACGTTAGGCTCTCCTTTCTTAAACCAAACTAATCCTCCGTAAGTAGCTACTGTATTATCAATCCCAGAAGGTGTACCATGATACCCTTTTTCACCTTCATATGCAAGCTCGTTTATTTTATCATCGTCAAAGTTTAAATTGAAGTAGGCTGATAATGCACGAGCAATTGCAACACAGGAGGCAGCCGAAGCGCCAATACCACTAGCTGCAACTAAATCCCCTCCAAGAGCGATCTTAATCGGATTTTGCTCTACATCAATTCCAGCAGCTTTTAGTATTCTTTCCACAGAATCTTTCTGCTGCTCTAGCTTCTCTTCCTTGTAGCCTGGGGTAGCGAGTCTCTTATCACTTAAGCTCCAGCCTTTGCCTTCAAAGCGCTCTATAGTAGCTGTGGTCTTCAAATCAATAGCACTTGCAATTGCAGGTATTCCATAGACAACAAAATGCTCGTTAAAAAGAATGACTTTGCCGTAACCTAAGCCTTTAGCCATGAGACAAAAATAATTTTCCTGGATATTAACCCCTTCCCCAAAAGGCTTCTTTCAGTAACTTTATTAGTTTGAAAAATATTATTCTAAATGAGTGACGGAAATTGAGGACAGATTTAATGAAAGCACTGAAGCGAAAAGACCTTGAAATTCAGAAGCTCCGCAATCTTTGCGCAGAATTAAGGGAGAGAATAGCTAAGTTAGAAGTAGAAAATGCAAGACTGAAAAAACGACTATAAAAGAATGTACTCGTGTGTTTATGTGACTACAAAAGCTAAAAAAGAAGCGCAGGCAATAGCAAAATATTTGCTGACGAAAAGGTTAGTAGCATGCGCTAATATTTTCCAAATAAACTCTCTTTACAGATGGAAAGGAAAACTAGAAAGTGCAAATGAGTATGCAATGATTTTGAAAACGAGAACTGCAAATTTAGATAGTGTAATAAACGAAATTAAGAGCAAGCATTCCTATGAAGTCCCATGCGTAATTTCTTTTGCTATTAATAAAGGTAACAAAGAATTTCTAGATTGGATTTGCAGCGAGACCTCAAAGCAGTAATTAGCTTCTCAGCCCATTTTAATTTCTTTAGCTTTAGTGTTCTTTTCTTTCCCCTACAAAGCTCTCCAACTTTTTTAAAATCAAATCCTACAAGAAAAATCTTTTTAGCTTTAAAATGCTCTGCAAGAAAGACAGCTCTATCGCCGTCAGTAAATCCTCCGAAATTATAGATACCGTCGAAAGGACTGGCTTGAGTAGTACCAATAACCTTACCTTTAAATTTACCCACATACTTCTTTAAAATTTCTATATTATCGCCATGCGCATGAATGATCGCTATAGAACCTTTTTCATTTGCGCGAAGCAAATCTTTAATGTTGCCATCAAGGTCGGTAACTATAATGTCAGGAATTTTGTTGTCATTGATTAATAAAGAAGTTGCAGCGTCTGCGGAAATAAAAACATCTTTTTCAGATCTATGAGTTTTATTGATACCCAACTTTAAGCTATTGGCAGCACCGAACACATATACATTTTTATCTCTGATTAATTTCTCTAGCTCTTTAATAGTTACTTTCAGCTTAGGGCTTAAAAGCTTTGCTAAAACTCTAGCTGCAAACTCATCCTTAGCTTTTGAGTACCCAAAATCATTTAAAATTTTATTATACCAAGGTAGCCAAGCAGAGTAGTTCATTAATAACGCCACGCAATATCTCTTTCTTCTTTGGTCATATGCCTCCTCATGTACTTATATGTTATGACTCCTACAGAGCCTATAACTATTGCCAAAGAAAATTTTCCAACCAAATACCAGAACAGAGGAGGTTTAATTAAAGCGCCTATACCTCCACTTATATTATCTACCACGTCCTTGACCGCAAGAACAACCAATCCGAAAGTAACAAGTGAGAAAGGTACGATCCAGTAAGACCACAAAATCTCGCCTTCCACTATGTATTTATCAAATATTCTGCCGGAAATTCCCACTATTAGTGCGCCAACAGTCCACAAAATAATTGTAGTAAACGCTGAGAAGACCATTTGAAATGACAAAGGGCTATTAACGTTTTCTGTATAGGCGAAAGCAAATCCCACTAAAATCATAAATCCTGCAAGCACCCAAGTAAACAAAGAGAGTCTTCCTGCAACAAGACCTTCTTTAAAATCTTTAGCAGCCCTTGCTAGAGCGGGCTCTAAATTGAAGGCACTCACTAGCAGATATATACCAATTACGAAGCATACAGTAGCTAAGCCTATTACAGGATATCCTAAAATAGCGCTTATAGAAATAATAAGTAAAAACAGTCCTAATGGTACGATAAATTTTCTCTGTACCCTTTCATCTTTCAAAGCTTTTGCCAAAAAGTAATAAGAAGACTCAATATTTTGTGCCTGTCTCATTACTACTCTTTTTACAGAAGCAACTTTCACTCTTGAAGTTATTATTGGAAGTACATGCTCGTCATCGGCGCCGTCCGATACAAAAAAAGCCTCTTCAGGCATTAGCTTAGTCAGTACCTCCTCAAGTTGCCTCGCTATCGTTTGATCTGAGACAAGCCCTACTTGGGGAGCGCCACAAATAGTAGCAATCTCAACCTCTCTGCCACTTTTTACAAGCTCATCGTAAATTTTTATTGCGCTGAGAGCTGTGTTTGCATCAGGCTCTTCTGGATCAGCGAGTCCGAGCGCAATAGCGGCGTTAAGATTAGCCTCCCTACCAACGATCGGCGATTTTATACCTGCTTTTGTACCGAAATCATCGTCTCGATCTATGCATAGTATGAGAGTAGTCACAATAGCCAATATTGAGCTACAGTATATTTAAATTTCCTGAAAGCAGAGCGAAGATTATAAATATAAGTTATTACATAATATAAGACAGCTAAAAAATCGCAACCAGCTGTGTAAAATATTGAGAGTAGGCCTGAAAAAGCTATCGATGAGTATTCAAAATCCAGGTTGCGATAAAAGTGAGATGGGGATTCGAGAAAGCAAGTCTTCTTAGTTTAGGGCTTGGTACCTCTTGAATCTGACGTTTGGAAGCTCTGTGTAAAACCCCACCAAATCTAAGTGTAGTGATCGTATTGAACTCTGGTTGATCCTGCCAGAGGTCGCCGCTATTGGGATACGCTTAAGCCATGCGAGTCTAAGGAACGCAAGTTCCTTGGCGTACTGCTCAGTAACACGTGGATAATTTACCCTTAGGTGGGGAATAACTTCGGGAAACTGAGGATAATACCCCATAGGCTTAGAATGCTGGAATGCTTCTAAGCTCAAAGCTTCGGCGCCTAAGGATAAGTCTGTGGCCTATTAGGTTGTAGCAAGTGTAACTTACTTGCTAGCCTACGATGGGTACGGGCGCTGAGAGGCGTTGCCCGGAGATGGACTCTGAGACATGAGTCCAGGCCCTACGGGGCGCAGCAGGCGCGAAAACTCCACAATGTGCGCAAGCACGATGGGGGAATCCCAAGTGCCTATACTTAATGTATAGGCTGTTCCCTTGTCCAAAAAACAAGGGGAGTAAGGGCTGGGTAAGACGGGTGCCAGCCGCCGCGGTAATACCCGCAGCCCAAGTGGCGATCACTTTTATTTGGTCTAAAACGTCCGTAGCTGGTTCAGTAAATTTTTGGGTAAATCGAAATGCTTAACATTTCGAATTCCGAGAAGACTGCTGGACTTGAGACAGAGTGGGGTCAGAAGTACTCCTGGGGTAGGGGTGAAATCCTGTAATCCTAGGAGGACTACCAGTGGCGAAGGCGTCTGACTAAAGCTGCTCTGACAGTGAGGGACGAAGCCCTGGGGCGCAAACGGGATTAGATAGAAGCCTTTCTTTCTCTTTTCGGAAAAGAGAAAGAAACTCTTCAGGGAAAGAGAAAAGAAAATTTCTTTTTTCTTTTCCCCTGAAGGACTTCCTAGATACCCCGGTAGTCCAGGGTGTAAACGCTGCAGACTTGGTGCAGGGGAAGCTACGAGCTTGCCCTGTGCCGGAGAGAAGTTGTTAAGTCTGCTACCTGGGGAGTACGGTCGCAAGACTGAAACTTAAAGGAATTGGCGGGGGAGCACCGCAACGGGTGGAGCGTGCGGTTTAATTGGATTCAACGCCGAGAAGCTTACCGGGGGCGACGGATATATGAAGGTCAAGCTAACGACTTTACCAGATTATCCGAGAGGTGGTGCATGGCCGTCGTCAGTTCGTACCGTAAGGCATTCTGTTAAGTCAGATAACGAACAAGACCCCTGCTTTTAGTTGCAAACCGGAGCTCCGGCTCTGGTGCGACACTAAAGGGACTGCTGGCGCTAAGTCAGAGGAAGGAGGGGGCTACGGTAGGTCAGTATGCCCCTAATCCCCCGGGCTACACGCGCGCTACAAAGGCTGGGACAATGGGCTACGATGCCGAAAGGCAAAGTCAATCCCTAAACCCAGTCATAGTTCGGATTGAGGATTGCAACTCATCCTCATGAAGCTGGAATTCGCAGGAGTAAACTCCTTCTCTCAGCAGTTTGCTCCGCAAACAGCAGATCCGTAGTAATCGCGTATCAAAAATGCGCGGTGAATATGCCCCTGCTCCTTGCACACACCGCCCGTCAAGCCATCCGAGTTGTGTCTAAGTGAGGGTGAAGTTATTGCTTCGCTCAAACTTGGGTTCAGCGAGGAGGGCTAAGTCGTAACAAGGTATCCGTAGGGGAACCTGCGGATGGATCACCTCCTACGTTATAGAAAGGTGTGATTCGAAGCTGCTTGCAATGCAGCTAATGACGCAGGTCTGCCTTGAATTGGTGGGTAAAAAGCTTTCAAACGTCAGTGTATTTTTTCAAGCGTCCGGCGAATCGGCGTTTAGAAGTTTGAACACTAGGTTAAGGTATAGAAAAATTTGCGATTTAACACTCAAAAATTATCTTTTTCGTCTCCGATTTTATTCTACTAAATCTCACTAATTCTCCTCAGGACATCTCTGTAAAGCAGTGCGTTTATTCTAAAATCACTTTCAACTAATTTGTGAATTATATCTAATGCTTTCTTCTTTTTAACTTTCTTACTCTCAACAGCGCCAACTATCAAACCTAACAGCTCCGTGTACTCTCTCTTTTCAATATCTGCTATCCGCCTTGCACTTAATTCATCAATAATTAGTCTATTGCCTTTAGGAGTAAGAAACAGTGTAGCTTCACCTTTATCAAGACCGTATTTCGTAAATTTAGTTACATTGACACTAGTTATTACTGATATTATCCAATCACCAATCGCACTCTTGATACGCTCGTTTTCCGGAAAATCGTAGCGCAAAAGCCCTTTCTCAATCGTTTTCGTTATATACACCTTACCAAACAACTCTTTTAAAAACTCGAGCTCTCCAATTTTAGCTAATGCAATTAGAGTGGAGGAATCTACAAAAGTACGCATAATCACCGCTTAAGCCACTTTTTAGATTTTTCGATATCGCGCGCTAATTCAGTTGCAGAATATCTAAAAAACGGTATTTCCCTTCTCGCTAGGTAATCACACATCTCCTGAATACTTACATCTGCAAACTCTGCAGCTTTACAAAGAGTAAATTCGTTACTCAGATATTTTTTCATTGCAATTTCAAGTTTCAAAGCTTTTATACCCTCATGAAGCGCATTGCGAGCCACTTCCGATTTTGACATATGCAGAACTTTTGTAAGCTCTTCTACGTCCTCAACTTCCTCTTCCGGCAATCGTATCTGTAAATTCTCCATTTTAATCCCTCATTACAATATAATCATTTGTGATGATATAAAGATCGTGGTTTGGCGCACTAAAATCCAAAATTCTCCTTACTCCACTTCTCATCTATCCCCTCCCAGAGTAGTAAGCTTGCTATCAACAATAGTCCACAGCCAAAAACAATAAAAATTATTGCAATAAAGCTTGGTGCGAAAGAAAGTATAGCCAAGGGCACTTGCGGTAATAGCGCGAAAACACAGAATTTTACTAAAATTTTAGGGTTGAAAAGATAAACATTTACTCTCAATCCAGTAAGCCATGCAACCGCAAGCGAAATATAAACAAGGTTAGAGAAGCCAACGAATAGCGCTATAGGTAATAAAAAAAGCTCATTAGCAACAGCGCTAACTCCCAAAATAAATACTGGTATGAACAGCAGAGCAATGTAAAAATGGGCTTTCACTTTAGTTTTTATAATTTCAGGCACAGATATAGGCAGTAAATTGTAAAACTCGAGCGCTTCAATATTGTTCAACCATGAATAAATCACAAGGCAGAAAAAGCCTGTGAAAATAGCGTAAGATACTGAGCTAAAGCCAATTTTAATATTCCTTTCTATAAACCAGAACAGCAAGCTCAAAAATATTAAAGGAAATAAAAAAGAAAATAAAATCTTGGGTAAAGTATTGCTTCTTTTCAAATCTAGAAATTCTTTTATTAGAAAAGGAGAAATTTTTAGTTTGAGATATTTTGGAGCTACTACCTGCGTAGGCTTAAACTTCTCAATTTCTTCTTCACTAATTGCAATTGTCCCTATTAAGGAATTAAATAAAATAAAAGCCAGAGCGTAAATGAAGTCTCCAATTTCCCTCAGAAGTAAAGTATTATAGAGCTTGAAGATAAGAGTTGAAAGTATAATTGAAAGTGTGTAAGCACCAGTTAACAGCAGATAAAATTTTGAGTGCCTTCTGTAGAGGTTAGCGATAAAATAAGAAAATGACATTCCAGCAATGAAAGAAATGCTTAGCATAGCAAAAAATACTAGCACAAAAATCAAGGAGAGTTTAGATAGCGGTAAGGAGAGCGTTAGCCCAAGAGTCAATGGAACTACAGTTAAAGATAGGTAAAATAGAATCTCTCTTATGTACAACGATAGAAAAATTGTTCTGAGGTTTAGTGGCAAATGCTCATGGGTATGAACTAAAAATTTTACGCCAGAAAATCTCTTCATGGATTCCTTACCCAAAAATCCGAAATAGCCTGCAACTAGCCCATAAAAGAAAATTGAGATGCTAACTGAAAGTTGTAGTTGAGGAATTGCTACATGTTTGGCTAAGTCACTAACGCTTGCTCCTGCAAAAAAGCCGATGAGCATTATGATAAATGGGAAGAACAAGAATGCCAATTTACTAGTATAGCTTGTATGGAATCTGTATTCTTCTTTTAGCATTAATTTGATTAAATCCTGAAATTTCATCGCTCGCCTAAGATAACTCTTTGAAATATCTGCTCTAAGTTCTCATGCTCATGAGTTCTCAAATCTTCCACTCTACCTATTGCTACAATTATGCCATTATTGATAATGCCTATTTTAGAGCATAGCTTCTCTGCAACCTCAAGCACATGAGTGCATAGAAAAATAGTCTTCCCACTATTTACAAATTCTTTAAAATAGTTTTTTAGTTTAGCTTGATGCAAAGGGTCAAGATTGGATAAGGGCTCATCTAGAAATAAAATTTCAGGCTCGTGAATCAAAGCGTTTGCAATTTGCAGTTTCTGTCTTGCACCTCTTGATAAATCTTTAATCAACTTGTTTTCCTCGCCTTCCAACTCAAAGAATTCTAGCCAGTACTCTATTTTATCAAACCTCAAATTCCTAGCTCTACATACGAACATAAGGAATTCTTCTGAGGTTAAAAAGCTAGGTAGAGCCTCTATCTCAGGCACTACTCCTATTCTGCGCTTTAGCTCTAGTTTATCATTTACATTTATACCTAGAACATAAGCCTCGCCGCTCGTTTGAGCTAAACTTCCTGATAAAATTTTTAAAAGTGTAGTTTTACCTGCGCCGTTAGGACCAAATAGCCCGAAAAAATCGCCAGCTTCTATTTCTAGATTTATGTTTTGTAGGGCAGTAATTTCACCGTACTTCTTGCTGATATTTTCTGTTTTTATTACAGGCATTCCATTCTTAAAATGAAATTGGCGTAATTAAGGTTTTCTTTTCTTTAATGAAAGAAGAATGATAGCTACTATCTATCGCGCTTACGGAATTATACAGAAAGTTAGGTAATGAATTAAAAGCCAGAGAGGTAGAGAAAGAGCTTGGGCTATAAACTTTTCCGCTCCCAAACTAACTCATTATCATAAAATATTTTTCTAATTCTGTGATATGGTATACTAGCTTCACCGGTCTCGAAAAATGATTTACCAAGCGCTAAAATTTCACTGCCAGAAATTATTTTAGTATCGTTTTTCGCACCCCTATGCAAATACCAAATTTCTGCTTTCTTTATATCCTTAGTCCATTTGAGTTTATTTAGTATCTCTTTTGCAGTCATAAAGCAGAAAAAAATAAGGAAGTTGAGCTAGCCTTTATCACGGACGCTTCTAACTTCTCTATTCTGAACGCATCGCCCC
This genomic interval from Candidatus Thermoplasmatota archaeon contains the following:
- a CDS encoding DUF373 family protein, producing MTTLILCIDRDDDFGTKAGIKSPIVGREANLNAAIALGLADPEEPDANTALSAIKIYDELVKSGREVEIATICGAPQVGLVSDQTIARQLEEVLTKLMPEEAFFVSDGADDEHVLPIITSRVKVASVKRVVMRQAQNIESSYYFLAKALKDERVQRKFIVPLGLFLLIISISAILGYPVIGLATVCFVIGIYLLVSAFNLEPALARAAKDFKEGLVAGRLSLFTWVLAGFMILVGFAFAYTENVNSPLSFQMVFSAFTTIILWTVGALIVGISGRIFDKYIVEGEILWSYWIVPFSLVTFGLVVLAVKDVVDNISGGIGALIKPPLFWYLVGKFSLAIVIGSVGVITYKYMRRHMTKEERDIAWRY
- a CDS encoding UbiD family decarboxylase, coding for MSLREFVNVLDEKGVLVKIKRPVDVKYEISTLMKLLDGKPILFEQVKGFSMKVVANICSTRELIALGLGVSKNELVSKLAEAIDNPKEPKIVEGKGYEEIAPDLTKIPILTYYPFDGGPYITSGIVIANDKELGLNASYHRMMVLGKDKLVLRILPRHFDEFLKRGNTEFAICIGNSMPVLLASAVSAELGKSELSIANALEETNLILLDGHKVPQAEIIMIAEMTGEEHDEGPFLDLTETPDIVRKQKVARIKKIFTKKNPAFHALLPGGLEHKILMGMPREPTIFREVNKVCECKEVLITPGGCSWLHAVVSIKKKNADDGKKAIEAAFRGHASLKHVWIVDDDIDIHNPNEVEWAMATRFQGSKDLVVRVKEKGSSLDPSSDLATRETTKVGFDATIPWEMDKEGFKKPALPMKLKVEDYL
- the cutA gene encoding divalent-cation tolerance protein CutA; the protein is MYSCVYVTTKAKKEAQAIAKYLLTKRLVACANIFQINSLYRWKGKLESANEYAMILKTRTANLDSVINEIKSKHSYEVPCVISFAINKGNKEFLDWICSETSKQ
- a CDS encoding aminopeptidase translates to MLQGALNVLKVVLSLSENEKVLVITDEKKKEIGQTFCEASEKLGASAKIYIIPEKLRPLKELPKELSALIPNNDVIVNAFEGFAEETPFRIKLIKAEIATTARVGHAPGITKEMMLGAMGADYQKIAENVDAVIKKFKNAEEVHITAPSGTDIVLNIAGRAFESDVKIKPSTFGNLPAGEIWCAPVEDKANGILVCDGSIGDLGRVKNKLRIEVRGGKIAALESEDRALVDRVRELTSIDDEASVIGELGIGLNPKAKLSGILLEDEKAGGTAHIAFGNNENMPGGRNKSKTHRDFLFYKPTFEVRDKSGEKKIIIKDGTISF
- a CDS encoding ATP-binding cassette domain-containing protein, with product MPVIKTENISKKYGEITALQNINLEIEAGDFFGLFGPNGAGKTTLLKILSGSLAQTSGEAYVLGINVNDKLELKRRIGVVPEIEALPSFLTSEEFLMFVCRARNLRFDKIEYWLEFFELEGEENKLIKDLSRGARQKLQIANALIHEPEILFLDEPLSNLDPLHQAKLKNYFKEFVNSGKTIFLCTHVLEVAEKLCSKIGIINNGIIVAIGRVEDLRTHEHENLEQIFQRVILGER
- a CDS encoding 8-oxo-dGTP diphosphatase: MTTFATLCYIKKDNKILLQKKSKGLFGSGKWNAPGGKLKENELPEKCAVREVFEETGLRVNKLEKIGKLIFYTDENETPCWIVYVFLTTDFSRKLKNNYFEGELKWFDEDNLPYDEMWEDDRIWVPLLLKRKKFVGRFYFSEKFEKMIDYKIDVAH
- a CDS encoding DUF115 domain-containing protein — protein: MNYSAWLPWYNKILNDFGYSKAKDEFAARVLAKLLSPKLKVTIKELEKLIRDKNVYVFGAANSLKLGINKTHRSEKDVFISADAATSLLINDNKIPDIIVTDLDGNIKDLLRANEKGSIAIIHAHGDNIEILKKYVGKFKGKVIGTTQASPFDGIYNFGGFTDGDRAVFLAEHFKAKKIFLVGFDFKKVGELCRGKKRTLKLKKLKWAEKLITALRSRCKSNLEILCYLY
- a CDS encoding UPF0175 family protein, giving the protein MENLQIRLPEEEVEDVEELTKVLHMSKSEVARNALHEGIKALKLEIAMKKYLSNEFTLCKAAEFADVSIQEMCDYLARREIPFFRYSATELARDIEKSKKWLKR
- a CDS encoding RNA repair domain-containing protein; amino-acid sequence: MTAKEILNKLKWTKDIKKAEIWYLHRGAKNDTKIISGSEILALGKSFFETGEASIPYHRIRKIFYDNELVWERKSL
- the mvk gene encoding mevalonate kinase, whose protein sequence is MAKGLGYGKVILFNEHFVVYGIPAIASAIDLKTTATIERFEGKGWSLSDKRLATPGYKEEKLEQQKDSVERILKAAGIDVEQNPIKIALGGDLVAASGIGASAASCVAIARALSAYFNLNFDDDKINELAYEGEKGYHGTPSGIDNTVATYGGLVWFKKGEPNVIERISLKKPVEIVLGNTGRVADTSKAVAGVRERKEKEVDKYSQLFKEAEELAYKARKALEAFDLRKVGELMNKNHLLLQQIEVSSKELDFLVRLALEHGAYGAKLTGGGLGGNMIALTPGKELQEKVAKAIEREGFEVVRTRIG